The window gaacttggcaaatagaaatggaaatgttatagcaaaagactggtttagtctttatgtgagacatcatgaatcgtgtcgcatatgcttcggatataggatcgattacatgtgctatattcatactttctaaaattttccaaatgcatggggcattaagaaaggaaaaggtctagaattggatatgactaaaaggattaaacaattgtcaaggacaatctaaggtttaccaaagattggttgctcaaggacagttggaagtatagtgataattctggaaggaccatattgaaataatctgtaaggaggcaactcttgttcagaagtgatagtcaaaagggaatctggaaatgtttcaaagtttgaaattattcaatctgtgtaagattaggaaacttaatgtaacaaggatgtttccaaggagctgatctcctttggaatgccctgtaatgtttgttgtcaagtctttctgactttgtgcataatcattacaagaggatcaatgcatataagtttagaatctaacagatttcaataaatcgcatgaatttggaatttttgcatttgcagtaaggatttggggctgtgaaaagaggatcattggagttatgttcagttgatctatgtcacaaagtaaagatcatagaaaaacatagtatgcatacttggtgtatggcatgagtagtgtttagaaaacatagtgtacatgcttggagcatgggacaactattgtttttaaattcaagaataaagttgatagctgaaacggtatacaatgaataatgtgtaatcatatggtgataaataaaaggtgttttatttatgtttgtaggttttgataccatattggattcaattattcttgtgtttcattttgcatgttttgacttccagaatgaattaggttattcttccggaatgactaagttattcaaaccatccacagtcggtcatatgttggaagtagatatgaattaagactttcatgggttgggttgtagaggtctaaggtgttggacaaagggttacaacactcatgagtgctcataagttctaagtattggattcaacccgtgctcattggaatcacttcatggattttatcacgagtgatcatgagacgataatatcctatattcttcaaacctagagatatgagttgttactatgagttggttgtacattgattgcacgaaaacgcattcggtaactcagtgttataaaacgtacctttgtgtatgattcaacaagtagtagaacaagccatatgagtcgaagtttatccactccttttaccttcgggataaaagtgatatctgtgggcccctcgatgatttgatgaagacaaatggaagtgcttggtcgggccaggactgatttgatttgttaaattagtcagtcatcataaatcggaaatcgggaaacaacaaatggacagagagaatgattataatccatgtcttagtccatatgatatctagaatggaggaatatttgatcccttatctaatggacaagtcactgacaaaggtcagagttcatctacaaggtcagagttcgacagaagcttttgagagctatgattgccagtcggttcttgaagtcacacgcaataatagttttagacttatccaagtaggagactgttggattaatgtctaagtccatagctataattggtaagacttgacccgacccgacatggtccatttgggttgcatggcatcatgcatttagatagactataatgagagaaataagacacttatggttattaatatattataagttctagtatattaataataagaataataagattatttaattagtattgaccaagaattaatctaggattaattaagtgatcaaaagaagactaattaaatatatgggttgattgtgcaaatcatccatacttatatagttgtctaatgctccatggattacctagttgggctaaaacccatatgatgctccatggatgctccatggtgtatttgtacccatggatcatggaaatgaaagaccatgacatttagggtttacatggtgtaaccctaactatatatgcatcttattcttgaccaaaatcggccactagtgagtgaaaaagaagggctagccgatttcatgaagtgtagatttctctcaagttattccaagtgtatttggtgttgtgtgaaccatttgaggtgtcacacgtggggaactaggcactcaagcttcatgaagacattctacattaaagaggtatgtattctatcttgttatattcattgttttatagcttagattaggataatatcttggatgttcatatttgcatgtataatagagaaaacatagatccaaggtatttagcgttgcatgtacacttaggagtgttagaatgctcaaaacccaacagaagggttgcagcacaacctcatcagtgtctcACAGCTGGTAGTTGGGACCGGATTGAAGGTCTCCTTTGATGAAGAAGGCTCAAAGATTGTCGAAAAGAAGTCAAATAATATATTGTTCAAATCGAtgcgaaagggggaaatgtacccTTTGAATCTCAATCCAATTCGAGGGAAACTAGCTGTTTGCTTGCTAACGAAGGCACACTCAGAttaaagttggttatggcatcgaaggctctctcatattaatttcaaagatatcaacaagctggtacttggagatcacgttcgaggtcttccagttctcaaatttgacaaagaacatctTTGTGCAGCTTGTGAAATTGGAATGCAAAgtcgacaaagtcatccttctattatcaacacaaaggtTATAGAACCATTAGAGCTGCTACATATCGATCTATGTGGTCCTTCCTCCATTGAAAGAATTGGTGGAAACAAGTAAATTCTTGTCATCTTATACGACTTCTCTCGCTTCAATTGGGTATTgttcttgaagcaaaaatcagaAGCAACTCCCAAGCTCAAACTCTTCATAAAGCAAGTAGAGGTTCAACTACGAAAAGTGGTTCGTAATGTGAGaagcgacaatggcttggaattttAGAACAAGAATTTAGAAGATTTCTAGCTGAGAAGGGAACAACTCACAATTtctctgctccatatactccacagcagaatggaatcgtCGAAAGGAGAAATCGTTCTCTATTCGAAGCGGCTCGAACTATGCTGAGCTTCGCTTCCTTTCCTTTATATTTATGGGTTGATGCTATTTCTCTTGCTTGTTACACTCAGAATAGATCATATCTAAACAAGCGATTCTtaatcactccttatgagatcttgaacaaccgtaagccaaatgtgaagttctttcacgtgttcggttcaagatgcttcattttcaattCAAAGGAGAATAGAAACAAGTTTGATACTAAGGCtaatgaagggatttttctgggctactccttgaactctaaggagtatagagttctgaataaacgctcaaagaagattgaagataCATACTATATCACTTTCGATGACAAttatgtcaagaagttgaaggCAACTGAAGGTGCAATGCAGGATATCTTTCCAAAGTCTAGTCAAGTCACTGTGcctatttcaaatcttttcgagcaatatatgCTTCTCTTCGATGAACCAAAAAAATCTATTGATTCTGAGTCCAAGGCTGAAGATAACAGAATCAACAGTTTAAAGAAAATTATTGACGATGTTGCACATAAGATGGCAACTGAACAACCAAGGGCAACTGAAAGGCCTGACTTAAGCGAACCTTCTGGTGACTGTTCTTCTatccagggggagggttcgtctCTACCAAATGATCAAGGTTCATcatttcagggggagaattcatcATCACAATCATCAAGTTCAACCGAAAGTCCAAACGAAGGGGAGCGTTCTAATCTACAAATTGAACTcgtgtcatcattcgagggggagaatacgaATGTCACTGATGATGATACACAatcagaattggaagaagaaatcaatgcagaactggatccctcttgtgatctAAATTAACCTcctctcattaaatggaccaaagaccatcctcaaagtcaaatcaTGGGGAATCTTTTGAAAAGGTATTAACTCGATCACAGCTGAAAGCGAAACAAGTtgcactattctctcaagtagaattttgcatgttcaactccttcatctccaaTGTTGAACCGAAGATGGTGAATGCAACttttgatcattctgattgggttcaagccatgcaagacgagctgaacgagtttgaaagaaacaaagtatgggtTCTAATTCCAACTCCAAATGATGCTTCGATTGTCGGTctgaaatgggtattcagaattaagatggacaaggaagggaatgtgattcgcaacaaggcctggttggtggtgaaaggatactgtcaagaggaaggtatacattatgaagagaccttcgctccagttgcaagattagagtcggttcgaatgtttcttgcttatgttgcacacaagaacttttaggtttatcaaatggacgtaaagtgtgcgtttctcaacggagaacttgaagaaactatgTACGTTGAGAAACCGCCAGGCTTCATGAACGAGaagcatccagatcactgctacattctagacaaagcagtatatggcctgaagcaggctcccagagcatggtatgaaaccctaactcgattcttaaaactgtctaaatttaaacaaggttcgttTGACCCAACATTCTTTAgtaagagagagggtaaccaccttatgacagtccaaatttatgttgatgacatcatcttcgagTCCACGAATCCCAATCTAACAGCTAAATCCGGGAAGttaatggaaactaaatttgagatgagctcgatgggtccaattaactttttccttggcttaaatattagacagggacccgaaggcattcttatcaatcaggaggcatcTACAAAGACGTTACTTTCCAAGTTTGGGATGTTAGGAGACTACAAAGTGAAAGTCCCTATGGCTTTTGGAACTAAGCTTACACCATCTTTGGACAAGCTAGCTGCTAACATAacgctttatcgtcagatgattgggacactgatgtatctcacagccagcagacccgacatcatgttctcagtttgctattgtgcccgattccaagctaacccacgcgaacctcacatgctagcagtgaagaACATATTTCTCTATCTGAAGCAAACTTCCTCTCTcagtctatggtatccagccaactcaggtttctttgtccaGGCATTCTCAGACGCTGACTTAAGGggttgtggattggatcgtaaaagcactactagaggatgccaatttctagatggtaaattggttagctggaaatcaaagaaacaaactcgTGTCTCTCTCTCCACGGGTGTAGCTGAATATATAGCCGCCACCTCATGCATATCTCAGGTTTTTTGGATACAGAGTCAGCTTAGGGACTatgggctgaacatgaagaaaatcccactatattgcgactctgaaagtgcaaatTAGGATTTTTCATGACCcaatgcaacactcgaagacaaagcacatagcaccgcggtatcacttcatcaaagatcttgtggaagatggtaacgtagaaattcattttgttaggaCCACTGATCAAAGACCAGCTTTGTTTCAccaaggctttacctgaagcaagtttcaataagatcttacaaggcctaagaatgatggaagcagaattagtaccaaaatcgccttcgcttcattaaaggtaagaagcgaaatagagcgaacgctcggtctatttcgggttcggtccaccCGGGAACCGAattgaaccgaacgctcggtctatttcgggttcgatccttctgaactcgttcgctACTTTTTCATTAAAAGGGACTTTGGATGTATTCTTTTGTATACTCtttttcacacttatttttaggtttttcttttcaaatttttatgtatgtatataaaatacaaaaataattttgtttttgcttttatttttctttcgaaatttttaacaaaatacaaaaatatttttcattttatttcaattttcttattttttttctttcacacttatttttcattttatttcaaaaatactctCTATGCTGGAGCTGCAAAACGTATAAATTCTTTTCATAAGACTAGTTTAGTGTCCTTAGATGCATGTTGCTGCTTGTTGACCAAAGCCTCAAATGATTTTGAGTAAAGCCTTAATAATTTTATagatacaaatcatgttttccaaaGTAGGCTGTTGCGTTCACTCTAATcgagagctaccttactcttatcatattgagtttagagttttctgctagGTCCTACttttataacagaggtacatttgcTTCTTAAACCACCTCCATCATTTTTCTCCATTACACTTCATCTCActcatgtaacccttgagactatcagcacttaccactgaggtttatggttacacaaaaatgtatgtttatgatcttagtctcgtgtcactatgtactaagtgaaacccacaattcaatactcttaatgcattgacggtgaacaattactatgttctagctttcaccaatgaaatctctttttattttgagagatTCTTTTGAAAATGTCtatcaccaagacttttcttccccaaggatccaattatatatatatatatatatatatatatatatatatatatatatatatatatatatatatatatatatatatatattgagattTCTCAGTTTCAACAAGCTACTAAATACatatcaaacctacttgttcaacagaccacattggtctcacaagtacttcattctcttTTGGTCTTATATCGAGTACCGAAATTTGAATTAGAGAGCAAGCCACCCTTACATGCCTCATATCTAAAAGATGCGTTTCATTCCTTCTTCAAAAGTCTTTGATCGTATTTTAATGGGAAACCACAGAGATACTTTGTAGTCTCTCTTGACTTgaaaggaagagatttgtgcccgggatctACTGTTTCATGTCTTACTTGACATCACAATATCCCATAAAGTTCGATTTATTTCTATTTCATTCACACTCTATGCATGGAAAtcattgattttccaaaagtctggttcTATTTTATATATGAGCTAACTTTATAGCTTGGGTTCTAAAAAGCATTATGATGATTTTCAATCGATATAATAAGAATGACAACGGTTCATGTAAATTATGTGGGTGACATTTCAGATAAATCATAATGGATGAGTCAGCTATTATCCAATCGTTTCGTCGATTTGAAAAAGGTACTTTCTATGGAAAGGCGCGTAAAAAATGAAACgtattttctctctcctgcgtcatcATCGGGGTGGCCAACTGTCTACTACTCATCGCATCAGGAAACGTTTAACAAAAGGATGAGATTTTAGCCGGATCATTCTCTCTCCTACTCTCACGTATAAAAGGGTTTCTCACGATCAACTTTACTCTTTTACCACTCAAAAATCTTCTAAAAGAAAAAGGCGATTTCTTtgactgttcatcatcttctactCAAGCTTCATCAATGGCGGAATCGTCTTCTGTTCAAGATACCTCTGTTCACTCCAACCTTCTGACCATTAAGCCACAACAAAACCTCATCATTTACCTTACACCATTcgtctatgaaccctacatgttgTACGTGGTAGAATGTCTCAAATACTCTCAAATTATCGATGCTCTTACAAAGGTGGAAGTGGTTCCCATGACTTGCCTCTCTCACATCTATTCAACCGCTTATTATGACAAGGTTGCTGAGAGGATTCACTTTGACATTCACAACGAGAAGATCTCGATTTCAAAGAATCTCTTTTGTGCCCTACTTGGTCTTGCTTGCGAAGCCACTTTGGTAAACCCTGGCTCCATCACTACTGGTCAACTGTTCTCGATGTTCTACCAAATGGGGTACACTGAAACCCTAAGTCTTACCTTCCCTCACAATGGAACCGCCTCTTTACTCTCTTATTCAAGGGCCTCTCAGAGCGTAGCGCTGGATCAGATGGAGCAAGCAAGTCATTTATGACTATGCTTTATAGGTTGTACAATGGTGTAAATCTGGACTTTGGGGTGGTCATATGGCAACAACGTGTTCAGAGTTTATACTCTTCTTCTCCCCATTCTGTGATTTCATGTGGCAAGTACTGGTCAATtatcacaaagtgggcaatggatcgcCTTCACGTTCCAATCATGGCGGACTCCCTTCTCTTATCTATCGCAACATTTCACACAACAAAGATTATCGTCACAGATCCTTCCAAGTTTTTCTTCATTGGATCGATTCCAGAAGCTATGTATGCCTGTGTGTCTGTCACACCCCTAGaccaaggatggtggaaacgtccgggggtggaggacttcatgtatagcatgataacaacaattgcaatagtgatttaagcaaacacaaccaacatatatataattgaaaaagttacatcattgtatgaattacatgtttccaaatcaattacaatatgttgacaaaatgtgaaatgtttgacgccttaacgtcccatcctcaaaagaaCTTGATTACCTATTtagtgattccctgagaatacaagtggtttgaaaaagtgtcaacacaaaggttggtgggttcataagtttttgtatacaatTATGAAATCCTTTTCTTTTAAAAGTAGTGTgcgttccagaaaatccaatattttgatTAATGTGTAAATGTAGTCTTCGAGGCTTCGGGTTCGAACCTAGAGTTCGCTTCTCAGCAGTTCGGTCCTTAAGAGGACTTTTGGCTCTAAGAGGGTTCGGCCCTATAGAGTAGGTTTCGGGTCCTTATGGctactttactcgtttttacaccgtttcaagccgtttttgacccggttatggGTCGGGATGGTCCAAATGATTACAAAAAGTTAcagaaacttttgagagagatttgggagagattccatattcttggagagatttaggagagatttgacatacttggagagatttgggagagatttctaatatggagagatagagtgaaagagatttaaGAGTGGTTCCATTTATGACCTTTTTAAGTATCCGGATTCGCAACGCAATGTTTGTAAACctcgttaagccatgttttagtgtactacacactcccgatgagtgtgaaatagtgttttatcgctttggttcATGTTTTAGCACTATcaaggctaaggaaaattaaacacacgaGTTTCCAAATGATGCTTTcttattaaaatagtgagttgtacagtaattacataaagtaaaccctaatatacaaggtttaattgagtcgACCAGTTTTTCTCGTTGACTTcgtttgactttgacctgaccCGAAATTGACTCGTTGACGTCATTCAAGAAGGGAAAGAAACCCGAAAAATAAAAGGATGTGAGAGTCATTAAACCAGCTAAGGGGCAAACCCCAAAGAAGCAAAAGTCAGACGAAACTGCTCCTTCAAAGCCTAAGCAGAAGAAGCTCAAAAATCCAGCCCGAagacttattcttcaatcctctAGTGATTCAGATTCTGAGTATGTTCCTCCAGGCAACAAACCTCCTACTCCTACAGAATCAGAGAGCGAAAGATCTGACGAGGAGGCTTCGGATCGTGGTGATACTCCACCTAGATCACCCACACCTGAGGTACCTGTTCGCTCCccagttccttcttctccacctGCTTCTATTCCAATTTCCTTACCAACAACCTTCCCAGTTATCACATCCGAACCTACCTCTACCATTCCTATTCCCACTCCTCTCTTTTCTCAAGCAACCAAAACAACCACCACTAGAGAtcaaaccaacgtatctgatacaggggttcGGTCTTCAGTCCAAGAAACAACCAAACCATTATCTCCCAcaccttcaaccgaaaccaacactGTCCTTGGTATAGaagacttggaatttgattccttCTACTACAACCCTTATCGTGTTCaaagtgatgaagatgatgatgctcctCTTACCAAAAAGAGTTGCAAGGAGCTGAATTCAAAACTTGACACTCTCATGGCCTCTTCTTCCTCTCACAATCCAAATTCTAAATCTGCTATTCAGAAAATGCTTGACTCCTTTGTCAAAGCACATGAGGCTTCCATTTCTCGTGCCATAGATGCTATTACCGCTTCAACCAAAGTGTGTACCGacgcgaccgaaaaagtcgataaactaattcaaGATGCTAACATTTTTCTTGAGTCCTTATAGGGAGCAGCTGAGTTGAACGCTTCTAAAGTGACCAACTCAATAACCAAGCTCGAAGAAGAATTTGCCGCTGAGAAGAAAATTTTTGTCAATCTTCGCCAAGATATTCAAAAGGACAATGTTGCTCTTTTTTCCTCTCTCAATGAGCGTTTCACCAAGCTTCAAGATGATCTAGCCATGGAGAACTCACTCATGCATGAGCTTGCTCGCAAGACCACTCAACTCAAGACCAAAAATCTCCAACTTTCTCAGGCGAACAACGAGGCTAATCAGCTTCGCTCTAAAAGGGATGTCGTCAAAAGCTGTGTCTCCGATATCCACGCTATTCTCTTGAGCGTTTTGGAGGCTCATGACCCTATTCTGACTATTTCTGTTAGACGCATCTTGCTGACAAATTCCGTCCTGCCCTTGGGATGTTGAGTCGCATTGAAGGTGTTTCATAGGCGATGGTacctccgaaacaaggggagaaGGACGCACATCTTTGTTTCAACCTCCTCCCACTTCCCAGCCAGAACAACAAAAGACTGAGCATGCTTCAGGTTCGGGTCCTAAGGATAAAGGCAAGGGTCCAATAGTGGATGACAATGATGAGGAAGAGGAAACAATCGCTGATGCGTTGAAGCGGAAGGCGAGGGAAAGGGAAATCGATCTCAACGACAAAATTGTAAAAGAAGCTGAAGAAAgagatgatgggttttgagcattctaacacttcctaagtgtacatgcaaccctaataaccgtggatctatgtttgtctaattatcatgcaaagttggatttccaaggttatattcctatctatcatacatggggaacaattttaactagaatgaaagatagaataacttaccttgttgttgcttttgttccttgaaaccttgtgagcctagcaccccaagtgtgatgcctcaaatgcttcacacaacaccaaatgctcttgtaaatacttatgagagaacacacacttcttgaaatcggccaagccctcttgttttcttagtgtagccgattttggtggagaatatgattcttatatagtgttgacacatctagggttacaccatgtaaaccctaatgtgtcatgactcttcatttccatgacccatgggtttgtaactcccatggagcatccatggagcatcctatgggtagaacccaacttgataatccatggagcctcttagcccactatacaagatatggatgatttacatgatcaacccatatatttaattagttctcttttgaccacttaattaattctaaattaattattgatcaaactaatcaaatattattattaatatattagaacttataatatattaataatctccaaatgttatttctctcatttagtctaaccaattgcatggtgccatgcaacccaaatggaccatgtcgggtcgggtcaagtacataccagaaatagttatggacttagacaccttatccaacagtctcccacttggataagtagctcttttcaaggtttctcggaactgagaagatgatggtacgccatttaagataagtgatcatataatcctctgttctagatatcagccggacaaatacatggaacactgTCTTGCTAATTGtctagcatttgtttcccgatttccgatttgtttgacatagaacttaattgaacacatcaacttagttctgaccgggcccggtacatgggtcaaaacaaaatcatcgaggggcccagatatcaacttctaatccaagaaggaacaaataaacttcgactcatatgtttgttctaccactcattgaattacacacaagagcacgatttataacatcgagttaccaatgcgtttttttcatacaatcaatgcataaccaacttgtaagtaacaaatcatatctctaggtttgaagacttatacgatattaccgtctcacgatcactcgagatagaattccatgaagtgattccagtgagcgtgggttgtgtccaatgctcagaacttatgagcactcatgattgttgtagccttgtccaagacctctacaaccaaacatgacagtctagattcatacctacttccgacatatgactgactgtggaggtttgaataatatgttataccaaacaaaaattattctggaagtcaaaacatgcaaaagaaatatagtaaacgatcgacaagagatagcaacaccttactcataaataaaacaatttttattcATCATTAAATGTcagttacactttacaaatttctaggttatctaactactaaatctaata of the Lactuca sativa cultivar Salinas chromosome 6, Lsat_Salinas_v11, whole genome shotgun sequence genome contains:
- the LOC111885730 gene encoding uncharacterized protein LOC111885730 gives rise to the protein MTMLYRLYNGVNLDFGVVIWQQRVQSLYSSSPHSVISCGKYWSIITKWAMDRLHVPIMADSLLLSIATFHTTKIIVTDPSKFFFIGSIPEAMYASKGQTPKKQKSDETAPSKPKQKKLKNPARRLILQSSSDSDSEYVPPGNKPPTPTESESERSDEEASDRGDTPPRSPTPEVPVRSPVPSSPPASIPISLPTTFPVITSEPTSTIPIPTPLFSQATKTTTTRDQTNVSDTGVRSSVQETTKPLSPTPSTETNTVLGIEDLEFDSFYYNPYRVQSDEDDDAPLTKKSCKELNSKLDTLMASSSSHNPNSKSAIQKMLDSFVKAHEASISRAIDAITASTKGAAELNASKVTNSITKLEEEFAAEKKIFVNLRQDIQKDNVALFSSLNERFTKLQDDLAMENSLMHELARKTTQLKTKNLQLSQANNEANQLRSKRDVVKSCDGTSETRGEGRTSLFQPPPTSQPEQQKTEHASGSGPKDKGKGPIVDDNDEEEETIADALKRKAREREIDLNDKIVKEAEERDDGF